One genomic segment of Erysipelotrichaceae bacterium 66202529 includes these proteins:
- a CDS encoding DNA-binding protein, with protein sequence MKNDLFISAEEVAKELGMSKAYAYKLMQIFNKELKAKGYMVIRGKISREYFEERFYGMKDKERK encoded by the coding sequence TTGAAAAATGATTTATTTATTAGTGCAGAAGAAGTGGCAAAGGAATTAGGAATGTCAAAGGCATATGCTTATAAACTTATGCAGATATTCAACAAAGAATTAAAGGCAAAAGGTTATATGGTTATTCGTGGCAAGATTAGCAGAGAATATTTTGAAGAAAGATTTTACGGAATGAAAGATAAAGAAAGGAAGTGA
- a CDS encoding response regulator, which translates to MRIAIVEDESALAEELHALLQKLGTYVIDLFSSGEQFLFAWDEQPYDLVLLDIQMKGMNGLETARKLREKDTHVHLVFLTNDPSFVFDGYEVDAVRYWLKPVQEDKLKKLLEQLEVPRPYLLWMIEGELHKLYEDDIYYMESDGHYVRCHHRKGVYRIKTSFQKECAKLSDDFLSCHRSYCVNLNHIHVLRRDGCVLDNQECIPVSRTMKQRLQEEIMKRCQRELLCRF; encoded by the coding sequence ATGAGAATAGCCATTGTTGAGGATGAATCCGCACTTGCAGAAGAACTGCATGCACTCCTGCAAAAGCTTGGCACATATGTCATAGATCTGTTTTCCAGCGGAGAACAGTTTTTATTCGCATGGGATGAGCAGCCTTACGATCTAGTGCTTTTGGATATCCAAATGAAGGGTATGAATGGTCTGGAAACAGCAAGGAAGCTGCGGGAAAAGGATACGCATGTCCACCTGGTTTTTCTGACAAATGATCCCTCCTTTGTATTTGACGGCTATGAGGTGGATGCTGTCCGTTACTGGCTGAAGCCGGTGCAGGAAGATAAACTGAAGAAACTCCTGGAACAACTCGAGGTACCAAGACCCTATCTGCTTTGGATGATAGAGGGAGAACTGCATAAGCTGTACGAGGATGATATTTATTATATGGAAAGTGATGGACATTATGTCCGCTGCCATCATCGCAAGGGGGTATATCGTATCAAAACAAGCTTTCAGAAGGAATGTGCAAAGCTTTCTGATGATTTTCTGAGCTGTCATCGAAGCTATTGTGTCAATTTGAATCATATCCATGTCCTGCGCAGGGATGGCTGTGTTCTGGATAATCAGGAATGCATACCGGTAAGCAGAACGATGAAGCAGCGGCTGCAGGAGGAAATCATGAAGCGCTGTCAGAGGGAACTATTATGCAGATTTTGA
- a CDS encoding helix-turn-helix domain-containing protein: MVYQRIKDLREDNDLTQTEIAKYLNISQRTYSYYETGGREIPISVLIQLAEYYHTSIDYLVNRIDKK; this comes from the coding sequence ATGGTTTATCAAAGAATCAAAGATCTACGTGAAGATAACGATTTAACACAAACGGAAATCGCGAAATATCTTAATATTTCTCAACGTACTTATTCTTATTATGAAACAGGTGGAAGAGAAATTCCTATTTCAGTTTTAATTCAATTAGCAGAATATTATCATACAAGTATCGATTACCTAGTGAATCGCATAGATAAAAAATGA
- a CDS encoding TetR family transcriptional regulator, producing the protein MEGISTKEKIRIKALHLFASYGYDAVSVAQIAKAVGIQAPSLYKHYASKEDIFHAIIREMEQRYAQHAAKLHINGTDAETDMMLYEQITDDQLVDMGLHMFSYFLHDEYESSFRKMLNMERYHNTQLADLFQQQYFEDAIAYQTMIFQHLMQAKILKPGNPKTTAIQFYAPIYLLLELCDSRAAFEREAIALLQEHIRQFLKLNSTKQTAGN; encoded by the coding sequence ATGGAAGGAATATCAACAAAAGAGAAGATACGTATTAAGGCTTTGCATCTGTTTGCCAGTTACGGCTATGATGCAGTCAGTGTCGCACAGATTGCCAAGGCGGTTGGCATACAGGCCCCATCACTCTATAAGCACTATGCAAGCAAGGAGGATATCTTCCATGCCATCATAAGAGAAATGGAACAGCGCTATGCACAGCATGCGGCTAAGCTGCATATCAATGGAACGGATGCCGAAACGGATATGATGCTGTACGAACAGATTACAGATGATCAGCTGGTTGATATGGGATTGCACATGTTCTCCTACTTTCTTCATGATGAGTATGAAAGCAGCTTTCGGAAAATGCTGAACATGGAACGCTATCATAACACACAACTGGCAGATTTATTCCAGCAGCAGTACTTTGAGGATGCGATTGCTTACCAGACGATGATTTTTCAGCATTTGATGCAAGCGAAAATCTTAAAACCAGGAAATCCTAAAACAACTGCCATTCAGTTTTATGCCCCCATTTACCTGCTGTTGGAGCTCTGTGACTCCCGTGCCGCATTTGAAAGAGAAGCCATTGCCCTGTTGCAGGAGCATATTCGTCAGTTTCTAAAACTCAATTCAACAAAACAGACAGCAGGTAACTGA
- a CDS encoding GHKL domain-containing protein, with the protein MQILILPVLLYHLWQIKRQTKRLLIHAVLSLFLFLAILLVNVQWLYAAVLLLVLLLDTRGQYMLHAFVLALLLLTWPLSYAPAVWTLLELGLVLYDKLMVKSYEQQLQEYQNKVFDRQVQEVEHMYTTMRGWRHDYHNHLQNLKAKLRKAEIAQSLEYLNELEQELADIHQLVECGNANMDAILNSKLSLAVAQGIEIHVKANVPEQIAVGDTDMCALLGNLVDNAVEACAKVKEHPFLRLYIGLYKGQLYISCTNATSEVVRKLDEEYVTTKRGNHGHGLKRMNRIVEKYGGFIQRKNEPGVFITEIMLPFQV; encoded by the coding sequence ATGCAGATTTTGATTCTTCCAGTCCTGCTATACCACCTGTGGCAGATTAAACGGCAGACAAAACGGCTCCTAATTCATGCTGTTTTATCCCTTTTTCTGTTTCTAGCCATCCTGCTTGTTAACGTCCAGTGGCTGTATGCTGCTGTTTTATTGCTAGTGCTGCTTCTGGATACAAGAGGACAATATATGCTTCACGCTTTTGTGCTGGCTTTGCTTCTTCTGACATGGCCGTTATCCTATGCTCCGGCTGTATGGACACTGCTGGAACTGGGGCTGGTTCTCTATGATAAGCTCATGGTGAAAAGCTATGAACAGCAGCTGCAGGAATACCAGAACAAGGTTTTTGACCGTCAGGTACAGGAGGTCGAGCATATGTATACGACGATGCGCGGCTGGCGTCATGATTATCATAACCATCTTCAGAATTTAAAAGCAAAGCTGCGTAAAGCAGAGATTGCCCAGTCTCTGGAATATCTGAATGAACTGGAACAGGAGCTCGCTGATATCCATCAGCTAGTGGAATGCGGCAATGCGAATATGGATGCAATTCTAAATTCAAAGCTTTCTCTGGCTGTTGCACAGGGAATTGAAATTCATGTAAAGGCAAATGTACCTGAACAAATTGCAGTTGGAGATACGGATATGTGTGCATTGCTTGGAAATCTGGTGGATAATGCAGTGGAGGCCTGTGCAAAGGTAAAAGAGCATCCTTTCCTGCGTCTGTACATCGGATTGTATAAGGGACAGCTCTATATTTCCTGTACCAATGCAACCAGTGAAGTTGTGCGGAAGCTGGATGAGGAATATGTGACAACCAAACGCGGAAATCATGGGCATGGTCTGAAACGGATGAACAGAATTGTTGAAAAATATGGCGGGTTTATCCAGCGTAAGAATGAGCCTGGAGTTTTTATAACGGAAATCATGCTGCCTTTCCAGGTATAA
- a CDS encoding amidophosphoribosyltransferase has protein sequence MSGFFGVASKENCVLDVFFGVDYHSHLGTRRGGMAIHGEKGFARAIHNIENSPFRTKFEKDIEEFDGNLGIGCISDNEAQPLLVKSHLGSFAITTVGRINNLEELQSLCFERGVTHFLEMSTGEVNPTELIASLINHKATIVEGLQYVQSLVKGSMSILLMTQYGIYAARDLLGRTPIVLGEKETGFCATFESSAFLNLGYHHYRDLGAGEIVFITPERIEVLQKPKDKMKICSFLWVYYGYPTSTYEGINVECMRNRCGELLAGRDNVEVDSVAGVPDSGIAHAVGYSNASNVPFARPFIKYTPTWPRSFMPTSQTQRNMVAKMKLIPVQELIKDKRLLLIDDSIVRGTQLGETTEFLYESGAKEVHVRPACPPIIFGCKYLNFSRSKSEMDLITRRVIRKLEGDDVSSEVLAEYADPDSERYQNMCEEIRQRSNFTSLRYHRLDDMIASIGLDKCKMCTYCWDGKEDDE, from the coding sequence ATGAGCGGTTTTTTTGGAGTAGCTTCAAAAGAAAACTGTGTACTGGATGTGTTTTTTGGTGTAGATTACCATTCACATCTGGGCACGAGACGTGGAGGAATGGCGATACATGGAGAGAAGGGCTTTGCCCGTGCCATTCATAACATCGAGAATTCTCCGTTTCGTACAAAATTTGAAAAGGATATTGAGGAATTTGATGGAAATCTTGGAATCGGATGTATTTCAGACAATGAGGCGCAGCCGCTTCTGGTGAAATCCCATTTGGGATCCTTTGCCATCACAACGGTTGGCCGTATTAACAATCTGGAAGAGCTGCAAAGTCTGTGCTTTGAACGCGGGGTTACGCACTTTTTGGAAATGAGTACCGGAGAAGTGAATCCAACAGAGCTGATTGCATCACTGATCAACCATAAGGCGACAATCGTAGAAGGTCTTCAGTATGTGCAAAGTCTAGTTAAGGGAAGCATGAGCATCCTGCTGATGACGCAGTATGGGATTTATGCCGCAAGAGATTTGCTGGGAAGAACGCCGATTGTACTTGGGGAAAAAGAAACCGGCTTCTGTGCGACATTTGAAAGTAGTGCATTTTTAAATCTTGGCTATCATCATTATCGTGATCTTGGTGCCGGAGAAATTGTATTTATCACACCGGAGCGCATTGAGGTGCTGCAAAAGCCAAAGGATAAAATGAAAATCTGTTCCTTTCTGTGGGTGTATTACGGGTATCCGACGTCAACCTATGAGGGAATCAATGTTGAGTGTATGCGAAATCGCTGCGGAGAATTGCTTGCAGGACGTGACAATGTAGAGGTTGACAGCGTTGCAGGTGTTCCGGATTCCGGTATTGCACATGCTGTTGGTTATTCCAATGCGTCCAATGTACCATTTGCCCGACCGTTCATCAAATATACACCAACCTGGCCGAGATCCTTTATGCCGACAAGTCAGACGCAGCGCAATATGGTTGCGAAAATGAAGCTGATTCCGGTTCAGGAGCTGATTAAGGACAAACGTCTGCTGCTGATTGATGATTCCATCGTGCGCGGAACACAGCTGGGAGAAACGACGGAATTTTTATATGAGAGTGGTGCGAAGGAAGTACATGTCCGTCCGGCCTGCCCGCCAATTATTTTTGGATGTAAATATCTGAATTTTTCCCGCTCAAAATCTGAAATGGATCTGATTACGCGCAGAGTGATTCGCAAGCTGGAGGGAGACGATGTTTCCAGCGAGGTTCTGGCAGAATATGCAGATCCGGATAGTGAGCGTTATCAGAATATGTGCGAGGAAATCCGTCAGCGCTCTAATTTCACATCCCTGCGTTATCACCGCTTGGATGATATGATTGCATCCATCGGTCTGGATAAATGCAAAATGTGTACATACTGCTGGGATGGCAAGGAAGACGATGAATAA
- a CDS encoding DNA methyltransferase, whose amino-acid sequence MDEQFIYIVLEIVSEIPRGNVATYKQIAELAGRERNARQVGKILSAASLYGEYPCHRVVNSAGRTAPDWDEQTDLLLEEGVTFKPNGNVDLKACQWKI is encoded by the coding sequence ATGGATGAACAATTTATATACATCGTTTTGGAAATCGTATCAGAAATACCCAGAGGAAATGTCGCAACCTACAAACAAATTGCAGAATTAGCCGGTAGAGAGCGAAACGCCAGACAGGTTGGCAAAATTCTTTCCGCAGCCTCCCTGTATGGCGAATACCCCTGCCACCGTGTCGTAAACAGTGCCGGCAGAACTGCACCCGACTGGGACGAGCAGACAGATCTTCTTCTGGAGGAAGGCGTTACCTTTAAACCCAACGGAAACGTTGATCTCAAAGCCTGTCAATGGAAAATCTAA
- a CDS encoding ATP-binding cassette domain-containing protein, with product MKKTIPANMLYLLRVLWRIDRGTFFSMTAHIVLGAVAPLVSVLIPSVIISLLLHHHAILDFFLILGGLLLLYGILQGLVSYLNEYNAFAFIKSRGLYFIKKVYLSRARLDYALLEQEEYKNILEDAAQAVDNNNMGQEGMYHDFITLGTAVLGLLLYTVVSSGLSILFVLGLLALVVLQYFFFSMARRYEYSHRDELDTHMLQARYLNQLAYDISAGKDIRLYQLQSWINAKFEKVNRLMTHIRAKDYSAYMLVDTLGILLDFLRDVACYAFLINRLMEGMAIDQFVFYLGIISGFSLWFKRVEEAYASMSVNNALVNRMQDAFDIPNRLQHGCGEKLTGTAVTITFEHVSFSYPGQSRRILDDISFTLSPGRKLALVGVNGAGKSTIVKLILGFYTPTEGTIYINGIPTDALDIDDLYTHITGIFQDSGMLSYTIAENVSMQDISQTDTEKVRACLQRAGLWEMIAVLPHQELTYIGKDIDADGMQLSGGQKQKLFMARALYRDFGCLLLDEPTAALDALAEKELYESYHHLLQDTSSLFISHRLSSTKFCDEILVLDHGRIAERGSHEELLKKQGIYAAMFQVQSKYYEEGDEHAGMEGN from the coding sequence ATGAAAAAAACGATACCGGCTAATATGCTGTATCTGCTTCGTGTATTATGGAGAATCGATCGCGGAACCTTTTTCAGCATGACTGCACATATCGTGCTGGGGGCAGTGGCTCCCCTTGTATCGGTGCTAATACCCAGCGTGATTATAAGCCTCCTGCTGCATCATCATGCAATCCTGGACTTTTTCCTAATACTGGGCGGTCTGCTTCTGCTGTATGGGATCCTGCAGGGACTGGTCAGCTATCTGAATGAGTATAATGCATTTGCATTTATCAAAAGCCGTGGTCTGTATTTTATAAAAAAGGTCTATTTGTCAAGAGCAAGACTGGACTATGCACTGCTTGAACAAGAGGAGTACAAGAACATACTGGAGGATGCGGCACAGGCAGTTGATAACAACAATATGGGGCAGGAAGGCATGTACCATGACTTCATTACACTGGGGACAGCAGTTTTAGGCCTTTTACTATATACTGTGGTAAGCTCAGGACTGAGCATTCTCTTTGTTTTGGGACTGCTTGCGCTTGTAGTTCTTCAATATTTTTTCTTTTCCATGGCCAGGCGGTATGAATACTCTCATCGTGATGAGCTGGACACTCATATGCTTCAGGCACGCTATCTGAATCAGCTTGCATATGATATTTCTGCTGGAAAGGATATCCGGCTCTATCAGCTGCAAAGCTGGATCAATGCGAAATTTGAAAAGGTAAACCGTCTCATGACCCATATACGTGCTAAGGATTATAGTGCATATATGCTTGTGGATACACTTGGAATCCTTCTGGATTTCTTACGTGATGTCGCCTGCTATGCCTTTTTGATCAACCGTCTGATGGAGGGAATGGCAATCGATCAGTTTGTATTTTATCTGGGCATCATATCCGGATTTTCACTCTGGTTTAAAAGAGTGGAGGAAGCCTATGCCAGTATGTCGGTGAACAACGCTCTTGTGAACCGTATGCAGGATGCTTTTGATATTCCTAACCGCCTGCAGCATGGCTGCGGTGAGAAGCTTACGGGAACGGCTGTCACAATTACCTTTGAACACGTAAGCTTTTCCTATCCGGGCCAGAGCAGGAGAATTCTGGATGATATCTCCTTTACCCTGTCTCCGGGACGAAAGCTGGCGCTTGTCGGTGTCAACGGTGCGGGGAAAAGTACGATTGTAAAGCTGATTCTGGGCTTCTATACACCGACAGAGGGAACGATTTACATTAACGGTATACCTACTGATGCTCTGGATATTGATGATCTTTATACACATATCACAGGAATTTTTCAGGATTCCGGTATGCTCAGCTACACCATTGCTGAAAATGTCAGTATGCAGGATATATCACAAACGGATACAGAAAAGGTTAGAGCCTGCTTACAGCGTGCAGGATTGTGGGAGATGATTGCTGTCCTGCCGCATCAGGAGCTGACCTATATAGGAAAGGATATTGACGCAGATGGTATGCAGTTATCCGGCGGACAGAAGCAGAAGCTGTTCATGGCCAGAGCATTATACCGAGACTTTGGCTGCCTGCTGCTGGATGAGCCGACAGCGGCACTGGATGCACTTGCGGAGAAGGAATTGTATGAGAGCTATCACCATTTGCTGCAGGATACCTCCAGCCTGTTTATATCCCATCGGCTGAGCTCTACAAAATTCTGTGATGAAATCCTCGTTCTGGATCACGGGCGGATCGCAGAGCGGGGAAGCCATGAGGAGCTGCTGAAAAAGCAGGGAATATATGCGGCGATGTTTCAGGTACAGTCGAAATATTATGAGGAGGGTGATGAACATGCAGGCATGGAAGGAAATTAA
- a CDS encoding Cof-type HAD-IIB family hydrolase, with the protein MEKNIRLVICDIDSTLVTSERELTPRTRAVIHQLHTKGIYFGIASGRPLDELAKKAELWGIQYPFDILIGMNGSELWDNLHQKEYSYFKMKTDWIRETMELMKPFDSNCFIYRDDCLLCERDDAQMRKSALTSDKHMVVVDSLSTMYEQENAKIMYRVKEDIVDDIEQYLMLHPSPYYKGFKTQPTLIEFADKRVSKAYALKKFCEFNRITPKEVVAFGDTTNDNDMLEYSGLGVCMINGSDDTKAIADDITKFSNDEDGFAIYMEEHFLK; encoded by the coding sequence ATGGAAAAAAACATTCGTCTGGTTATATGTGATATTGACAGTACGCTGGTCACTTCGGAAAGGGAACTAACACCAAGAACAAGAGCTGTCATCCATCAGCTGCACACAAAGGGTATTTACTTCGGCATTGCATCCGGCAGACCGCTTGATGAATTGGCGAAAAAAGCAGAGCTGTGGGGAATTCAATATCCTTTTGATATTCTCATTGGCATGAATGGCTCTGAGCTCTGGGACAACCTGCATCAAAAGGAATATAGCTATTTCAAAATGAAAACGGATTGGATCAGGGAAACCATGGAGCTGATGAAGCCCTTTGATTCCAACTGCTTTATTTACCGCGATGATTGCCTGCTCTGTGAGCGTGATGATGCACAAATGCGTAAATCCGCACTGACCAGTGATAAGCACATGGTTGTTGTGGATTCTCTTTCCACCATGTATGAGCAGGAAAATGCCAAAATCATGTACCGTGTGAAGGAAGATATCGTAGATGATATTGAACAATATCTAATGCTGCATCCATCACCATATTACAAGGGCTTCAAAACACAGCCGACACTCATCGAATTTGCCGATAAGCGCGTTTCCAAAGCTTATGCCCTGAAAAAATTTTGTGAATTCAACAGGATAACACCAAAGGAGGTGGTTGCCTTTGGTGACACGACCAATGATAATGATATGCTGGAATACAGTGGTCTTGGCGTCTGCATGATCAATGGCAGTGATGATACCAAAGCGATTGCGGATGATATAACAAAATTTAGCAACGATGAGGATGGCTTCGCTATTTATATGGAAGAACATTTTTTGAAATAG
- a CDS encoding TnpV protein: MKIEYDKVGDYYFPKLKVEDLSTLSNYGRMKLRYLKEYEQPFYFNLLVKGKLKEYLTSIDNQANDLYDKLLIDFKKQRNITEELKAQDQMHWVQEMNNIQNCIDEIIRNQCIYK, from the coding sequence ATGAAAATTGAATATGATAAAGTAGGCGATTATTATTTTCCTAAACTTAAAGTAGAGGACTTGAGTACCTTATCAAATTATGGCAGAATGAAATTACGATATCTAAAGGAATATGAACAACCCTTTTATTTTAATTTATTGGTAAAAGGAAAGCTGAAGGAGTATCTAACTTCCATTGATAACCAAGCAAACGATTTATATGATAAACTCCTTATCGATTTCAAAAAGCAGAGAAACATAACCGAAGAATTAAAAGCACAAGACCAAATGCACTGGGTACAAGAAATGAATAATATACAGAATTGTATTGATGAAATAATTCGTAATCAATGTATTTATAAATAG
- a CDS encoding helix-turn-helix domain-containing protein, which translates to MVYKRLRDLREDHDLSQKAIAKYLNITQRAYSYYETGDREVPIEVLSKLSTFYQTSIDYLVNRTDNK; encoded by the coding sequence ATGGTTTATAAAAGGTTACGCGATTTAAGAGAAGATCATGATTTATCACAGAAAGCTATAGCAAAATATCTTAATATAACACAGAGAGCGTATTCTTATTATGAAACTGGAGATAGAGAAGTTCCGATTGAAGTATTATCAAAACTTTCTACTTTCTATCAAACATCTATTGATTATCTTGTAAATAGAACTGATAATAAATAG
- a CDS encoding ATP-binding cassette domain-containing protein codes for MNMQAWKEIKKFTAIVRLSSPHIVWIWTGYGFTNALSPYITLYFSAEILNQLIAKQYAAAFHTVLLMCGSVLVCTLIAKAFYNRLQVICRTAVQRIDQKLLHKAMLMEYELLETQETLDTLRRTRNSSNGSGNIDSAIRFVARCCESLAKIILALVALTVMMLQIRTWDIYLFLLLVVLAVFLVFKNVFARKHGELLEALCRENDHSNAMTGYLLNLFYKMDMAKEIRLYRMGDLFSLKAEKLMDNPAFRKFGKDNGRLLFQSDLLGQVLSFSAYIYVVSLALRSIISVGQVLYMAGIILSAVDAIAVFQVDYAQLRHQLSYLNAFYDFLYLPNMHYEGTLPIEKRDDGEYEFEFRHVSFRYPGQREDVLHDVNIRFHIKEKLAIVGRNGAGKTTIVKLLCRLYEPSEGEILLNGINIEKYDYAEYASIFSVVFQDFALFSYPLNENIAGSAEPDAGKVEAVLKRLDIWDRIQSFTDREHSILFSDYGNGVTLSGGEAQKLAIARALYKDAPFVILDEPTAALDPISEAEIYENFDALVEGRTTLYISHRMSSCKFCDRILVMEQGEVEEEGTHEELLNNAGVYAKLWKAQAEYYN; via the coding sequence ATGAACATGCAGGCATGGAAGGAAATTAAAAAATTCACGGCGATTGTTCGTCTGAGCAGCCCGCATATCGTTTGGATTTGGACAGGCTATGGCTTCACCAATGCCTTGTCTCCGTATATCACCCTGTATTTTTCAGCCGAAATTCTGAATCAGCTGATCGCAAAGCAATATGCTGCTGCTTTTCATACAGTGCTACTCATGTGCGGCAGTGTGCTTGTTTGCACGCTGATCGCCAAGGCCTTTTATAACCGTCTTCAGGTTATCTGTCGAACAGCGGTACAGCGTATTGATCAAAAGCTGCTGCATAAGGCAATGCTGATGGAATATGAGCTTTTGGAAACGCAGGAAACTTTGGATACCCTGAGACGAACACGCAATTCCAGCAACGGCTCTGGAAATATTGACTCCGCAATCCGGTTTGTTGCACGCTGCTGTGAATCACTGGCAAAAATTATCCTGGCACTGGTAGCTCTGACGGTGATGATGCTGCAAATACGCACTTGGGATATTTATCTGTTTTTACTGCTTGTTGTTTTAGCAGTATTCCTTGTGTTCAAAAACGTATTTGCCAGAAAGCATGGGGAATTACTGGAGGCCTTGTGCAGGGAAAACGATCACAGCAATGCGATGACCGGTTATCTTTTGAACCTGTTTTATAAAATGGATATGGCAAAGGAAATCCGGCTTTATCGTATGGGGGATCTGTTTTCATTGAAGGCGGAGAAGCTGATGGATAATCCGGCCTTTCGTAAATTTGGCAAAGATAATGGAAGGCTCTTATTTCAAAGTGATCTGCTGGGGCAGGTACTTTCCTTCAGTGCCTATATCTATGTCGTATCCCTAGCCCTTCGCTCAATCATATCCGTCGGACAGGTTCTGTATATGGCAGGCATCATACTGAGTGCAGTCGATGCGATTGCAGTATTTCAGGTGGATTATGCACAGCTGCGGCATCAGCTATCCTATCTGAATGCATTTTATGATTTTCTCTATCTGCCCAATATGCATTATGAAGGTACACTGCCGATTGAAAAACGGGATGATGGGGAATATGAATTTGAATTTCGCCATGTATCCTTTCGTTATCCGGGACAGCGTGAGGATGTGCTGCACGATGTGAATATCCGTTTTCATATAAAGGAAAAGCTGGCCATCGTCGGAAGAAATGGTGCGGGAAAGACAACCATTGTAAAGCTGCTATGCCGTCTGTATGAACCAAGTGAGGGAGAAATTCTATTAAATGGTATCAATATTGAGAAATACGATTATGCGGAATATGCGAGTATCTTTTCTGTTGTATTTCAGGATTTTGCTTTATTCTCCTATCCCCTGAATGAAAATATTGCCGGATCGGCAGAGCCGGATGCTGGTAAGGTTGAGGCTGTATTGAAACGGCTGGATATCTGGGATCGGATTCAATCCTTTACAGATAGGGAGCATAGTATATTGTTCAGCGATTATGGAAATGGAGTGACGCTATCCGGGGGAGAGGCACAAAAGCTTGCCATTGCCCGTGCATTGTATAAGGATGCTCCGTTTGTTATCCTGGATGAACCGACTGCTGCACTGGATCCGATATCAGAAGCGGAAATTTATGAAAATTTTGATGCGCTGGTAGAGGGGAGAACCACCTTGTATATATCCCATCGCATGAGCTCATGCAAATTCTGTGACCGTATTCTTGTTATGGAACAGGGCGAAGTGGAGGAGGAAGGAACGCATGAGGAGCTGCTAAACAATGCAGGAGTGTATGCAAAGCTGTGGAAGGCACAGGCGGAGTATTATAATTAA
- the mobC gene encoding plasmid mobilization relaxosome protein MobC yields MGKRTKEVKVRLSELELAELNEKATLCKCNREKFLRLVLSEVSLKASPPLEYYQLIKEFNAIGNNLNQLVKLAYVREIDKTQIEDVLSKLDTLIKEVDKQIRCCDN; encoded by the coding sequence ATAGGTAAACGAACTAAAGAAGTGAAAGTGAGATTGTCTGAATTGGAATTAGCAGAACTGAATGAAAAGGCAACCTTATGTAAATGTAATAGAGAGAAGTTTCTTCGGTTGGTGCTTTCGGAAGTATCATTGAAAGCATCACCACCATTAGAATATTATCAGCTTATAAAAGAGTTCAATGCTATAGGCAATAACCTTAATCAGCTAGTGAAATTAGCATACGTAAGAGAGATTGACAAAACACAAATTGAAGATGTGCTTTCAAAGTTAGATACCCTTATCAAAGAAGTAGATAAACAGATAAGGTGTTGTGATAATTAA